In Bradyrhizobium lablabi, one DNA window encodes the following:
- a CDS encoding ABC transporter substrate-binding protein: MKCLRIAGLALALVAPSIPSHAGESVNLILNWTPTADHSPFYYAKAQGWYEKAGIDLTIETGKGSGVSSLKVGSGGSPFGIADLATMLVARSKGADVVALMSIYANTGQTFYWLKSYGVNGPKDFPGHKIGNPPGDASRVMWPAFAKAAGIAADSVNFVNVGPTAKIAALKSHTVDIISDFYNEHDLKVIEFGSDLGHVNWKDIGLNPYGNSLIVNGAFLEKNPKLVEEFVKISQKAFAACVADVAPCLKALLDSVSGLDKENQERQWERIKFLMTDDFTTTKALGWIDGERMKKDYELVQTYLGMEKPFDVQTAFTNRMLDTSVKMDASKMKK, from the coding sequence ATGAAGTGTCTGAGAATTGCGGGGCTGGCGCTCGCGCTCGTTGCGCCTTCCATTCCTTCTCACGCCGGCGAGTCCGTCAATCTGATTTTGAACTGGACACCGACCGCCGACCATTCGCCGTTTTATTACGCCAAGGCGCAGGGATGGTATGAGAAGGCCGGCATCGATCTCACCATCGAGACCGGCAAGGGCTCGGGGGTGTCATCCCTGAAGGTCGGCTCCGGCGGCTCGCCGTTCGGGATCGCCGATCTCGCGACCATGCTGGTGGCGCGCAGCAAGGGCGCCGACGTCGTGGCGCTGATGAGCATCTACGCCAATACCGGGCAAACTTTTTATTGGCTGAAGAGCTATGGCGTGAATGGGCCGAAGGATTTTCCCGGTCACAAGATCGGCAATCCGCCGGGCGATGCCTCGCGCGTGATGTGGCCGGCCTTCGCCAAGGCCGCCGGCATCGCGGCTGACTCGGTGAATTTCGTCAATGTCGGGCCGACCGCGAAGATCGCCGCGCTCAAGAGCCACACCGTCGATATCATCAGCGATTTCTACAACGAGCATGACCTTAAGGTGATCGAGTTCGGCAGTGATCTCGGCCATGTCAACTGGAAGGACATTGGCTTAAATCCATACGGCAATTCGCTGATCGTGAATGGCGCGTTCCTGGAGAAGAACCCGAAACTCGTCGAGGAGTTTGTAAAAATCAGCCAGAAAGCGTTCGCCGCCTGCGTCGCCGATGTCGCTCCTTGCCTGAAGGCGCTGCTCGATTCCGTGTCGGGCCTCGACAAGGAGAACCAGGAGCGCCAGTGGGAACGCATCAAATTCCTGATGACCGATGACTTTACCACGACCAAGGCGCTGGGCTGGATCGACGGCGAGCGGATGAAAAAGGACTACGAACTGGTGCAGACCTATCTCGGCATGGAAAAGCCGTTCGATGTGCAAACCGCGTTCACGAACAGGATGCTGGATACGTCGGTCAAGATGGACGCCAGCAAGATGAAGAAGTGA
- a CDS encoding TetR/AcrR family transcriptional regulator — MPKQRSTKQRSTKERSNGAAKPQRRDPAATRNKLLTAARREFAKNGLAGARVDEIAERAGVNKQLVYHYFGDKDALYLAVLEWVYEEIRTQERKLNLEGLPPERAIKKLIESSFDHLALHPDFIVLLNDENRNGARHVRASPRIEDMHSPLVSMVSKILKEGVRAGTFRRGINPVHLYISIAGLSYFFFSNTPTLSAIFGKDLSSVAAKRARRKHVVDLVMQALRP, encoded by the coding sequence ATGCCCAAACAACGATCAACCAAACAACGATCCACCAAAGAGCGATCCAATGGCGCCGCGAAGCCGCAGCGGCGCGATCCGGCCGCCACCCGCAACAAGCTGTTGACCGCGGCGCGCCGCGAATTTGCGAAAAACGGCCTTGCCGGTGCGCGGGTCGATGAAATCGCCGAGCGTGCCGGCGTCAACAAGCAGCTGGTCTATCATTATTTCGGCGACAAGGACGCGCTCTATCTTGCGGTACTGGAATGGGTCTATGAGGAAATCCGCACCCAGGAGCGCAAGCTCAACCTGGAAGGCCTGCCGCCGGAACGGGCGATCAAGAAGCTGATCGAAAGCTCGTTCGACCACCTCGCGCTCCACCCCGATTTCATCGTGCTGCTCAACGACGAGAACCGCAATGGCGCGAGGCATGTGCGCGCCTCACCGAGGATCGAGGACATGCATTCGCCCTTGGTCAGCATGGTCTCGAAGATCCTCAAGGAGGGCGTGCGGGCCGGCACTTTCCGCAGGGGCATCAACCCGGTGCATCTCTATATCTCGATCGCGGGATTGAGCTATTTTTTCTTTTCCAACACGCCGACATTGTCGGCGATTTTTGGCAAGGACCTGTCGAGCGTCGCGGCCAAACGCGCGCGCCGCAAGCACGTGGTCGATCTGGTGATGCAGGCGTTGCGGCCGTGA
- a CDS encoding ABC transporter permease — MRPAKSFAIILIVHLAVIVLWQVLVDAFHVPKFILPSPLATVATLSSAKYAWLSNLAVTAVEILGGFCLGALVGVALAVVFCWSPLVSLLLLPLFVTLNMIPKVALGPLFIVWFSYGIFANILITFSICFFPILLTTARGLSEVEPDLLDLVKSLRGSRWILFRKIQLPGALPYVFSGMKVGAILAVAGAIVGEFIASERGLGYLMIQVQSSLDTPAMVMAVVLLTLLGVTLYGLVLAFERLFVIRDVRLQ, encoded by the coding sequence ATGCGCCCGGCAAAATCCTTTGCGATCATCCTGATCGTGCATCTTGCCGTGATCGTGCTGTGGCAGGTTCTGGTCGACGCCTTTCATGTACCAAAGTTCATCCTGCCGTCGCCGCTCGCGACCGTCGCAACGTTGAGTTCAGCAAAATACGCATGGCTTTCCAACCTCGCCGTCACGGCCGTGGAAATCCTCGGCGGCTTTTGCCTCGGCGCTTTGGTCGGCGTCGCGCTGGCGGTGGTGTTCTGCTGGTCGCCGCTGGTGAGCCTGTTGCTGCTGCCGCTGTTCGTTACGCTCAATATGATCCCGAAGGTAGCGCTCGGCCCGCTATTCATCGTCTGGTTCAGCTACGGTATTTTTGCCAATATCCTGATCACGTTCAGCATCTGCTTTTTCCCGATCCTGTTGACCACCGCGCGCGGCTTGAGCGAGGTCGAGCCTGACTTGCTCGATCTCGTAAAATCATTGCGCGGCTCGCGCTGGATCTTGTTTCGCAAAATCCAGCTGCCGGGCGCGCTGCCTTACGTGTTTTCCGGCATGAAGGTCGGGGCCATCCTGGCGGTCGCCGGCGCCATCGTCGGCGAGTTCATCGCCAGCGAGCGCGGGCTCGGCTATCTCATGATCCAGGTGCAGTCCTCGCTCGATACGCCAGCGATGGTGATGGCGGTCGTGCTTCTGACCCTGCTCGGGGTCACGCTTTACGGCCTGGTGCTCGCCTTTGAGCGATTGTTCGTGATCAGGGACGTGCGGCTGCAATGA
- a CDS encoding NAD-dependent epimerase/dehydratase family protein → MLLMRDKLPETINDVTALDELLCRPSQALIDDLQKLDGDIMILGVAGKMGPTLAGLAKNTLPDRRIIGVARFSDASVKDRLEARGIETIHCDLLDESAIKALPKSQNVVFMAGRKFGAEGDLSLTWAMNAHVPALVAQAFCQSRIVAFSTGCVYPFVPVNGKGASEDLAPNPPGEYAQSCVGRERMFEYFSRKYKTPGRLFRLNYAIDMRYGVLHDIATKILQGKPIDVSLGHVNFIWQGDASAQALRCLAHCDTPTSPINVSGHEILRVRDLAAKLGTMLGREPIIVGREEPTAWLTDTSRATRMFGLPIVDTERLIAWTADWVARSMPSLGKPTKYEVRDGRY, encoded by the coding sequence ATGCTGCTCATGCGCGACAAACTGCCGGAAACGATCAATGATGTCACGGCGCTCGACGAGTTGCTGTGCCGGCCGAGCCAGGCCCTGATCGACGACCTGCAAAAGCTCGACGGCGACATCATGATCCTCGGCGTCGCCGGCAAGATGGGACCGACGCTGGCGGGCCTTGCGAAAAACACCCTGCCCGACCGCCGCATCATCGGCGTCGCGCGCTTCAGCGACGCAAGCGTGAAAGACAGGTTAGAGGCGCGCGGGATCGAAACCATCCATTGCGACCTGCTCGATGAATCCGCCATCAAGGCATTACCGAAATCGCAAAACGTCGTGTTCATGGCCGGACGCAAATTCGGCGCGGAGGGCGATCTGTCGTTGACCTGGGCGATGAATGCGCACGTTCCTGCCCTTGTCGCGCAGGCATTTTGTCAGTCGCGGATCGTGGCGTTCTCGACCGGCTGCGTTTATCCCTTCGTGCCGGTGAACGGCAAGGGGGCGAGCGAGGATCTTGCGCCCAATCCGCCCGGCGAATACGCGCAATCCTGTGTCGGGCGCGAGCGCATGTTCGAATATTTTTCGCGCAAATACAAAACGCCCGGCCGGTTGTTTCGGCTGAACTACGCGATCGACATGCGCTACGGCGTGCTGCACGACATCGCGACCAAAATCCTCCAGGGCAAGCCGATCGACGTCAGCCTCGGCCATGTCAATTTCATCTGGCAGGGCGATGCCTCGGCGCAGGCGTTGCGCTGTCTTGCGCATTGCGACACGCCGACCTCGCCGATCAATGTCAGCGGCCACGAAATTCTTCGCGTGCGCGATCTCGCGGCAAAATTAGGCACGATGCTCGGCCGCGAGCCGATCATCGTCGGCCGCGAAGAACCGACGGCGTGGCTCACCGACACCTCGCGGGCCACAAGAATGTTCGGGCTGCCGATCGTCGACACCGAGCGATTGATCGCCTGGACTGCGGATTGGGTCGCGCGATCAATGCCGAGTTTGGGCAAACCGACAAAATACGAGGTGCGCGATGGCCGATATTGA
- a CDS encoding GNAT family N-acetyltransferase, giving the protein MADIDQFATVELGSDDARAGLMLSAEANWNQNEADWRLFLKEGTVFGVRDRDRRLIATAALLPYTSANAWISMVLVTANWRRHGLATRLVDTCLDTATKRGLTCWLDATPAGAAVYGPLGFTPTLQLRRLRRENSPQAGTSRLLSTCNLAELIARDTSAMGFDRSVLLTELAGRPGSRLLSSGDAVALVRDGRKARHIGPLFASAPDQAIAMVEVIARSEAGPWLIDAVNGQQEFLKGLTGSGWIVERPYQRMRFGRATTRAETLPFAVAGPEYG; this is encoded by the coding sequence ATGGCCGATATTGATCAGTTTGCAACCGTAGAGCTCGGCAGCGACGACGCGCGTGCGGGGCTGATGCTGTCGGCGGAAGCCAACTGGAATCAGAACGAGGCCGACTGGCGGTTGTTCTTGAAGGAGGGAACCGTGTTCGGCGTGCGCGACAGGGATCGCCGCCTGATCGCTACCGCGGCGCTGTTGCCCTACACTTCGGCCAATGCCTGGATCAGCATGGTGCTGGTGACGGCGAACTGGCGCCGCCACGGACTTGCGACCAGGCTGGTCGATACCTGTCTCGATACCGCCACGAAGCGAGGCCTTACCTGCTGGCTCGACGCGACGCCGGCGGGCGCCGCAGTCTATGGGCCGCTTGGATTTACGCCGACCCTGCAATTGCGGCGGTTGCGTCGGGAGAATTCACCGCAAGCCGGAACGTCCCGGCTGCTATCGACCTGTAACCTGGCGGAATTGATCGCGCGCGACACCAGCGCCATGGGTTTTGATCGCAGCGTCTTGCTGACCGAGCTTGCCGGACGGCCCGGCTCGCGATTGCTATCCAGCGGCGATGCGGTCGCGCTGGTCCGCGACGGGCGCAAGGCGCGGCATATCGGCCCCTTGTTCGCATCCGCGCCGGATCAGGCGATCGCGATGGTCGAGGTGATCGCGCGATCCGAGGCAGGGCCTTGGCTGATCGATGCCGTCAACGGACAACAAGAATTTCTGAAAGGCCTGACCGGCTCGGGCTGGATCGTCGAGCGGCCCTATCAGCGCATGCGGTTTGGCCGCGCAACGACGCGCGCGGAAACGCTGCCGTTTGCCGTCGCCGGCCCGGAATATGGATGA
- a CDS encoding dihydrodipicolinate synthase family protein codes for MHHSEMKSEVRRLIADGTVLPAHPLALDASRKLDKVHQRALTRYYIDAGAGGLAVGVHTTQFAIRDVGLYKPVLELAAETAADWTKRPLAMVAGLAGPTAQAVSEAKIALGIGYHAGLLSLAAMKTASEDEIIGHCRAVAREIPLVGFYLQPAVGGVILSADFWRRFAGIENVIAIKIAPFNRYRTLDVLRGVAAAGALDRIALYTGNDDHILLDLVLPFDLRDQGVTTRAYFRGGLLGHWSVWTASAIKQFEMCRAARGKDALPADLLALDARVTDCNSAFFDVANNFHGCIAGCHEILRRQGLMEGIWCLDPDEGLSPGQLQEIGRVCREHADLSDDAFVAENLQKWLA; via the coding sequence ATGCATCATAGCGAGATGAAATCCGAGGTGCGCCGCCTGATCGCCGACGGCACGGTACTCCCCGCGCATCCGCTGGCGCTCGACGCCAGCCGCAAGCTCGACAAAGTTCATCAGCGCGCGCTCACGCGTTATTACATCGACGCCGGCGCCGGCGGGCTGGCCGTCGGCGTCCATACCACGCAATTTGCGATCCGCGACGTCGGCCTCTACAAGCCGGTGCTGGAGTTGGCCGCGGAGACCGCGGCGGACTGGACCAAGCGGCCGCTGGCGATGGTCGCGGGCCTCGCCGGCCCGACGGCCCAGGCTGTGTCCGAGGCGAAGATCGCACTCGGGATCGGCTATCATGCGGGATTGCTCAGCCTGGCCGCGATGAAGACGGCTTCCGAAGACGAGATCATCGGTCATTGCAGGGCCGTCGCGCGCGAAATCCCGCTGGTCGGGTTTTATCTGCAGCCGGCGGTCGGCGGCGTCATCCTCAGCGCCGACTTCTGGCGGCGCTTTGCGGGCATTGAAAATGTCATCGCGATAAAGATCGCGCCGTTCAACCGCTACCGCACGCTCGATGTCTTGCGCGGCGTAGCCGCCGCCGGCGCGCTCGACCGCATCGCGCTCTATACCGGCAACGACGACCACATCCTGCTCGATCTCGTGCTGCCGTTCGATCTGCGCGACCAGGGCGTCACCACGCGGGCCTATTTCCGCGGCGGCCTGCTCGGCCACTGGTCGGTGTGGACGGCGAGCGCCATAAAACAATTCGAGATGTGTCGCGCGGCACGGGGCAAGGACGCCTTGCCTGCCGATCTGCTGGCGCTCGATGCCCGCGTCACCGATTGCAACAGCGCGTTCTTCGACGTCGCCAACAATTTTCACGGCTGCATCGCCGGCTGCCACGAAATCCTGCGGCGGCAGGGGCTCATGGAGGGCATCTGGTGTCTCGATCCCGATGAGGGCCTAAGCCCCGGCCAGCTGCAGGAGATTGGCCGCGTCTGCCGCGAGCACGCCGATCTCAGCGACGACGCCTTTGTCGCCGAGAATCTGCAGAAATGGCTTGCATGA